From a region of the Besnoitia besnoiti strain Bb-Ger1 chromosome I, whole genome shotgun sequence genome:
- a CDS encoding DnaJ domain-containing protein (encoded by transcript BESB_009460) translates to MATKKGKPGSAKGRQIQEKNLPPHADSSADETDAFGNGDSRAPGVFTVVGGRRAQRANQKKETKQQGAGARRADSESDDSDLDDSVAAARGETGGTGKRAGQVYDALLSGSQRKQSPAAGAHSGGEEARKKLGKKEKGKALLPRSGKRKGRDEGSSLVSSVKNIFVDSDSPLRSRLLRWLINICIAVAIIGVFALKAAEEYYGQDEDVSGQETEQHLAALQLESGATEADIRKAYRTLSVRWHPDKNPGCTGCQERFTDVAVAYEHLMKSLKKKKDEGAGEERGTGEGEEGLSRTSKDIIDFTGLPSDAAFYPATDRHVWTIMLHNDKDEFSEHVLEMWEETALTLGKYFKYGLINVRKNKDLAKRLPVNIKIFPAIVVMSNGMHPEVYPTITRPSVESIQSFIARSFPNQIASLSSPADVKSFLASSSSRPGLSALSQPYKLLVIPTRNSPASPALLLRHAAHKYLPLFSFGYLQNVKGILADSASREELFAILKDPPSWLSAAGETTGAQAKDAPLGFTADDLSTSLVFALFVDEGKGVRRFVETLKVKKWRSAQKALFGHLHNLLASFQQHVHPYLYQQNAALLCKGTLQQRVFTLVRVEGSVKNEESKGEDAVAEAVLSAEEVGTLLQQSRQRFLKEKAKDKPADKRKKEAEDEEEDEDGEEEEPTEEEDDEGNKDETFYIQPARLALSSAPALLPPLPGMPSSSPFFTFWKEELESSPLFLLDLEGSRVVPLQDSSFALERGEKRQKALEEEKQSQRQVLANLYQLLDTQQHKGEDEEFGETSMDFQPLPDYCNAVHFAKRCLASAAPSWFWTTLTGLFEFSWIRVLLLAAVAALYFFGGGLNSEMVIMLVLGGSLLIGGLEHFQTIFNFLTRRRH, encoded by the exons ATGGCGACGAAAAAGGGAAAACCGGGCTCTGCAAAGGGCCGACAGATTCAGGAAAAAAATCTGCCTCCCCACGCCGACTCGAGCGCCGACGAGACTGACGCCTTCGGCAACGGAGActcccgcgcgcctggcgtGTTCACCGTCGTC ggggggaggcgagcgcagagggcgaatcagaagaaggagacgaagcagcagGGAGccggtgcgcggcgcgccgactcagagagcgacgactcCGACTT GGACGACTCAGTTgcagccgcacgcggagaGACCGGAGGGACGGGAAAGCGCGCGGGGCAGGTCTACGATGCGCTGCTTTCCGGAAGTCAAAGGAAGCAGtcgccggctgcaggcgcccacagcggcggcgaggaggctcgAAAGAAGCTggggaagaaggaaaagggGAAGGCC CTATTGCCGCGTTCAGgcaagagaaaaggaagagaTGAAGGATCGTCCCTCGTCAGCTCTGTTAAGAACATATTTGTGGACTCCGACAGCcccctgcgcagccgccttctcAGGTGGCTCATTAACATTTGCATTGCCGTCGCCATCATTG GGGTCTTCGCACTGAAGGCTGCGGAAGAGTACTACGGGCAAGATGAAGATGTGAGCGGACAAGAGACTGAGCAACACCTGGCAGCCCTGCAGCTCGAGTCCGGCGCCACCGAGGCCGACATTCGCAAGGCCTATAGGACGCTCTCTGTGCGCTG GCACCCAGACAAGAACCCTGGATGCACGGGATGCCAGGAGCGGTTCACGGATGTCGCGGTCGCCTACGAACATTTGATGAAGagcctgaagaagaagaaggacgagggcgccggcgaagagcgcggaactggcgagggcgaggagggactCAGCCGCACCAGCAAAGACATCATCGACTTCACTGGCCTGCCCTCCGACGCCGCCTTCTACCCCGCGACCGACCGCCACGTCTGGACAATCATG CTCCACAACGACAAGGACGAGTTCAGCGAGCACGTCCTGGAAATGTGGGAGGAGACAG CGTTGACTTTGGGCAAGTACTTCAAGTATGGTCTCATCAACGTGAGGAAGAACAAGGACCTTGCAAAGAGACTTCCAGTCAACATCAA AATTTTCCCGGCGATCGTTGTGATGTCCAACGGCATGCACCCCGAG GTCTATCCGACGATTACTCGTCCCTCTGTTGAGAGCATCCAGAGTTTCATCGCACGCAGCTTCCCGAATCAGATCGCCAGTTTGTCTTCGC CGGCGGACGTCAAGTCCTTCCTTGCCTCCTCATCGTCGCGCCCGGGTCTCTCTGCACTCTCGCAGCCGTACAAGCTTTTGGTCATCCCCACACGCaactcgccggcgtctcccgcgctccttctgcgcCACGCCGCGCACAAGTACTTGCCCCTATTCTCCTTTGGCTATCTGCAGAACGTGAAGGGTATTCTCGCAGATTCAGCATCGCGCGAAGAACTTTTCGCGATCCTGAAGGACCCGCCCAGTTGGCTGAgtgccgcaggcgagacgacCGGGGCTcaggcgaaggacgcgccTCTCGGCTTCACCGCCGACGACCTCTCCACGTCGCTCGTGTTCGCCCTTTTCGTTGACGAGGGCAAGGGCGTGCGGCGGTTCGTCGAGACTCTAAAGGTGAAAAAGTGGAGATCTGCGCAGAAGGCACTCTTCGGCCACCTACACAACCTCCTCGCGTCCTTCCAGCAG CACGTCCATCCGTACCTGTACCAGCAGaacgccgcgctgctgtgtAAGGGCacactgcagcagcgcgtcttcACGCTCGTCCGCGTCGAAGGATCCGTGAAGAACGAGGAAAGCaagggcgaagacgcggtcgcggaggctgTCCTCTCCGCTGAAGAGGTCGGCACCCTCCTCCAGCAGTCCAGGCAGCGATTTCTCAAAG agaaggcgaaggacaAGCCCGCGGACAAGCGCAAGAAGGAAGctgaggacgaggaggaagacgaagatggagaggaggaagagcccacagaggaggaagacgacgaaggcaaCAAAGATGAAACCTTCTACATTCAGCCG gctcgcctcgctctctcctcggctccggcgcttctgccgccgcttcccGGCATGCCGTCGTCATCGCCCTTCTTCACGTTCTGGAAAGAAGAGCTCGAGTCTTCGCCTTTGTTCCTGCTCGACCTCGAAGGCAGCCGCGTGGTCCCTCTGCAGGATTCCTCGTTCGCCTTggagcgcggagagaagcgacagaaggcgctggaagaagagaagcagagccAGAGGCAGGTTCTCGCCAACTTGTACCAGCTTCTGGACACCCAGCAGCAcaagggagaagacgaagagttCGGGGAAACCTCGATGGACTTCCAGCCGCTGCCGGATTACTGCAACGCAGTCCACTTCGCCaagcgctgcctcgcgagcgcggcgccgagctgGTTCTGGACTACTTTGACCGGCCTCTTTGAATTCTCGTGGATCCGC GTTCTGTTGCTGGCGGCTGTGGCGGCGCTCTatttcttcggcggcggcctcaaCTCCGAG ATGGTGATCATGCTCGTCCTTGGCGGGTCTCTGCTCATTGGGGGCTTGGAGCATTTCCAGACCATCTTCAACTTCTTGACAAGGCGTCGACACTGA
- a CDS encoding hypothetical protein (encoded by transcript BESB_009470) encodes MTKAARHTAFLVSRFVSFRFFKVSRSCVLLFSREPAKPAGRTAIFFSPFLSTQRQPPISTNPTVRHARRTVTPEELLTKYYSVSHAVFGYLCRAFSRCVGSPPGLGPSPQMLFLVLSSCLHYSVRFFGTGAAPPGLSSDIGEVSYMGDCSRPTSQFHSTHSMKPMQTAATSASDAAAADCVDTGEKRAHETRHARHCSGFFVPRVCPFNSADCRRLRGYTRVWQTLRLAVRVERRGPGDRRRADKTGTQTAGAEATAKHDGCARRSRHHAPANFQDDG; translated from the coding sequence ATGACTAAAGCAGCGAGACACACTGCGTTTCTTGTGTCTAGGTTTGTCTCATTTCGTTTTTTCAAAGTCTCAAGAAGCTGTGTGCTTTTGTTTTCTCGTGAACCGGCAAAGCCTGCCGGGCGCACGGCAATTTTTTTTAGTCCCTTCTTGtcgacgcagcgccagccTCCTATCTCCACAAACCCAACCGTGCGCCATGCTCGCAGAACAGTGACTCCGGAAGAACTCCTCACCAAATACTATAGCGTGTCTCACGCAGTGTTCGGCTATCTCTGCCGGGCTTTCAGTCGTTGCGTCGGCTCTCCCCCTGGCCTCGGCCCCTCTCCTCAAATGCTTTTTCTCGTTCTGTCCTCTTGCCTACACTATTCCGTGCGCTTCTTCGGTACCGGCGCTGCTCCCCCTGGGCTCTCCAGCGACATCGGTGAAGTGTCTTATATGGGAGACTGCTCTCGGCCTACATCGCAGTTCCACTCGACTCACAGCATGAAGCCTATGCAGACCGCGGCGACGTCCGCGTCagatgcagctgctgccgacTGCGTTGACACcggagagaaaagagcgcATGAGACCCGCCACGCTCGCCACTGTTCAGGCTTCTTCGTGCCGCGCGTCTGTCCGTTCAACTCGGCGgactgccgccgccttcgcgggtACACTCGTGTGTGGCAGACACTCCGGCTCGCCGTCAGAGTAGAGCGGAGAGGACCGggcgaccgccgcagagCAGACAAGACAGGTACACAGACAGCAGGCGCGGAAGCAACTGCAAAGCATGACGGGTGCGCGCGCCGTTCACGCCAtcacgcgccggcgaactTTCAAGACGACGGGTAG
- a CDS encoding hypothetical protein (encoded by transcript BESB_009480) yields MVSLASNADVSVPSPGPVPEDDGEGVPLESVRSMASSFSAPTTSHGLLRRTESQAAAGERQTGDHQGARQLRASAAPLPLVAVRNSSAGTLDGWTKPPLRLPSAVERLRSRNQEAEKGERQVSASSLYCWGSSSLSTRARSGQGLPGHVFTSGARASSALEHRRLLSWRTQTPRLSSTYGSAVLDVGAPASAFRHAGNPARNLAASSSSFSSISTPGNGAAASRPEPAESRFAGAAEPAAPDQAHSVTMPLSEKDRSSTYFSRRGRMLTACMTEFDEDDTPHRASVKRGIRRRVPSRTRGSAHDSIALDRDDRSVFVDYRCVGTGGVGPVFDGCATHRDKRGTYPRRCGICAPVCCERYCRVTTFVDQWLQESRYGLYPIWTLRVTTWVCLVGTLLFMMLGAWLISEDNRHVECRLNYEDETLQEGGSRYSLLSITADMCGPRNNELKELAGPYVYVYVEMENFYQNDAQVIWSRHEEQLAGKIFTDPKDLRSCEPVVTAVVNNVPKVLHPCGALAWNVFTDRFQFLDAVPDDTADSGPVKPLIVEETQAMLLNSLEWRPWFKNPAPEERAKYRDKVYFWMSQVDNDDGQDMYKSREEAKAELLMDRLNYEEAGEMVENGHFVQWMRPATFGSWRKLYGRIKGPVELPLFAYIAVTYDVKLWRGKKAIVLVQPSRFGGRTQFIGIAYLVFGCILSVFAVYMVWKRFFGRDGGASDFGKDVRWRTTRRSKKKLK; encoded by the coding sequence ATGGTGTCGCTTGCCTCGAACGCTGATGTATCCGTGCCCTCGCCAGGGCCGGTGCCGGAGGATGACGGCGAGGGTGTGCCTCTGGAATCGGTTCGTTCAATggcttcctctttctcggcACCGACAACCTCACACGGTCTGCTCCGCCGCACTGAGAGCCAGGCTGCGGCTGGGGAACGACAGACTGGCGACCATCAGGGCGCGCGACAGCtgagggcgagcgccgcccccctccctttGGTTGCTGTCCGTAACTCGTCCGCAGGCACCCTGGACGGGTGGACGAAACCCCCGCTACGTTTGCCTTCTGCGGTCGAGAGGTTGAGGTCGAGAAaccaggaggcggagaaaggaGAGCGCCAAGTgagcgccagcagcctcTACTGCTGGGGATCGTCCTCGTTGTCCACGCGAGCAAGAAGCGGACAGGGACTCCCGGGACACGTTTTCAcgtcaggcgcgcgcgcttcgtctgcgctggAGCATCGGCGGCTGTTGTCGTGGCGAACGCAGACGCCACGCCTGTCGTCAACTTACGGGTCGGCAGTGCTCGACGTTGGTGCAcccgcgtctgcgtttcGTCACGCTGGCAACCCAGCGCGCAATCTagcagcctcctcctcgtctttctcgTCAATCTCCACACCGGGTAACggggctgctgcctcgcgacCAGAGCCCGCGGAGAGCAGAtttgccggcgcggcggagcccgccgcgccagacCAAGCGCACTCAGTCACCATGCCGCTGTCGGAGAAAGACCGCAGCAGCACCTACTtcagccggcgcgggcggatGCTCACTGCCTGCATGACGGAATTTGATGAGGACGACACCCCACACCGGGCCTCGGTGAAACGCGGCATTCGCCGGAGAGTTCCGAGTCGCACCCGCGGGTCGGCGCACGATAGTATTGCCCTGGACCGCGACGACCGATCGGTCTTCGTGGACTATCGGTGCGTGGGGACTGGAGGCGTCGGACCCGTTTTCGATGGATGCGCAACGCACAGAGACAAGAGAGGCACGTATCCGCGGAGGTGCGGCATCTGTGCGCCTGTGTGCTGCGAAAGGTACTGTCGAGTCACAACGTTCGTCGACCAGTGGCTGCAAGAGTCGCGCTACGGACTGTACCCCATCTGGACTCTACGCGTCACGACGTGGGTATGTCTCGTCGGCACGCTCCTGTTTATGATGCTGGGCGCGTGGCTGATCAGTGAGGACAACCGGCATGTGGAGTGCCGGCTGAATTACGAAGACGAAACGCTCCAGGAGGGCGGGTCGCGCTACTCGCTCCTCTCGATTACTGCGGACATGTGCGGGCCTCGCAACAACGAGCTGAAGGAGCTGGCAGGGCCGTACGTCTACGTGTATGTAGAGATGGAAAATTTCTACCAGAATGACGCGCAAGTTATCTGGAGTCGCCACGAAGAGCAGCTCGCGGGCAAGATCTTCACAGATCCGAAGGACCTCAGGAGCTGTGAACCCGTCGTCACCGCCGTTGTCAACAACGTTCCCAAGGTGCTCCATCcgtgcggcgcgctggcTTGGAACGTGTTCACCGACCGCTTTCAGTTTCTCGATGCTGTGCCCGACGATACAGCGGACTCTGGACCCGTCAAGCCCCTGATCGTCGAGGAAACGCAGGCGATGCTCCTAAATTCGCTAGAATGGCGCCCGTGGTTCAAGAACCCTGCGCCCGAGGAGCGAGCAAAGTACCGCGATAAAGTGTATTTTTGGATGAGTCAAGTCGACAACGACGATGGACAGGACATGTACaagagccgcgaggaggccaaGGCAGAACTGCTGATGGATCGACTGAACTACGAAGAAGCCGGAGAGATGGTCGAGAATGGTCACTTCGTTCAGTGGATGCGGCCCGCGACGTTTGGCTCCTGGCGAAAGCTCTACGGCCGAATCAAGGGACCTGTCGAGCTCCCACTCTTCGCCTACATTGCTGTGACCTACGATGTCAAACTGTGGCGAGGCAAGAAAGCGATTGTCCTCGTCCAACCTTCCCGATTTGGAGGCCGCACGCAGTTCATTGGGATTGCCTACCTCGTGTTTGGGTGCATCTTgtccgtcttcgccgtctacATGGTGTGGAAGCGTTTTTTCGGCCGAGATGGCGGCGCGTCCGACTTCGGCAAAGACGTGCGCTGGCGCACCACCCGAAGGTCGAAGAAAAAACTAAAATAA
- a CDS encoding hypothetical protein (encoded by transcript BESB_009490) — protein MMSSVPLPPSQAACGRTRCGTSAALFGSKSSAFDPEDTSSVARTAAQWQLHARSAIFPASVSPIPSQTPRILTPGSSFCVPFGVAPLRGSPQPSRPRGACLLSTPPPLTFRSLVILFSALCLRGSLGFTFFEGSAPLGQGAEPGDRHRSLVYAGASAPADPALQPPRGNGTPYDPLDPLGSNGRDPGGAGVVASSAGGARALEAAPSSDVKATPGAPDSARPIFLHEPGPWQVRSMPPAPSSSAEPQIPSASTTVSLSSQSPQMRPRPLAPVHTLHPSSTAGVSALSSSAALSVERPFRASVSPPFSPSFESPCEFSSSAAALSFVESEAALRGHQSVPRVCAFARCKSGGFTPRPVNDPNKCFTFSECSQCPLHSENQESLCVQVEDRKGLLLLMKSALTFSPSPSAPFHYKPISAKEIERLNSSRNRPTGGPRGGGGDADGDADDDFGGGDTDGDADDDFGGGDTDGYEGSARGSRGGGFDRGEYNGDGEGYDEWSSGNHTFLQMQAREKRPARTSKTGEALRSSHEGEISMQQPSSFLQEDREGEASGDPEQRNGAGPAVGRTAGLRSGRQTEPVEAKEESMGNSAPLSAAAAPPFAPPAGATSSRLSADASPTSFLRLGERAWSDEYGDPGDDSGDYDQASMVGDYGEDDEDDGGGSAHSADGGGAEAGHGGGVRVNAGKAIFLKFDESRVFRIVPSALLGDVGRCATDSKNYMRLQVVVLMQPRRFRMSVPQAKKMMGLKAPRPAPPPPGRDEEFADEMGRGGAEDDRYDDGYDRDSFRGGSFIQLAQRGAGDAERAEAEDTGEGKRLREAAAGEAETGEVFENEFFILPDSEDSPAEERSADDARNGGELEHAHAFAEEALDLTTPAASLDLHGGVAGAGLSFLQGKGYDDDDYGDDGGDYGEEAGGGKGVGAKMKQFFGGLFKRKKSEGEEEKEDKDIRDEEYDDEDNPPDHEGEPAPKQKAGKRGPRILSSMAKLFQGKSPEEKKYLKETKQAKKRIKKISRVGVEFAFSSPAVKKCSRPLSWTGSFPATKILHSSFFIMARQSEVGAKLAAFINTGFTVTLKCKSKGGCMMNEVPLSCATVTCVKAKHISKEALEEEKKRASNLADHNLKMAQQAGAAMSEEERAERAAEYARKIKEKQQEIETGQLSQQQLLTAQEQQAQLQQQLASLSSGNAPLDANQAKLLAALQGDGGSPGGSNLGVTMQEAPASATNASAMHMMQNMVALDRPTGYGGSTKMGTGAILALVSLCGLAAVFVGVVTWRCLGNGRSGRRRGRGRR, from the exons ATGATGTCTTCTGTTCCTCTTCCACCTTCGCAGGCTGCGTGCGGCCGAACTAGGTGTGGAACGTCCGCCGCCTTGTTTGGCTCAAAGTCTTCCGCGTTCGATCCGGAAGACACGTCCTCGGTGGCCAGAACTGCGGCCCAGTGGCAGCTTCATGCTCGCTCAGCCATTTTCCCCGCTTCGGTCTCTCCGATTCCGTCTCAAACTCCACGTATTTTGACTCCTGGCTCCTCTTTTTGCGTTCCCTTCGgtgtcgcgcctctccggGGCAGCCCCCAGCCCTCCCGCCCACGGGGTGCTTGCCTCCTttcgacgcctccgcctctcacTTTCCGCTCCCTCGTTATTCTTTTTTCTGCTCTGTGCCTGCGGGGGTCGCTTGGATTCACCTTCTTCGAGGGAAGCGCTCCACTCGGGCAGGGGGCTGAGCCAGGCGACCGGCACCGCTCTCTCGTCTACGCGGGCGCATCGGCGCCCGCAGATCCGGCCCTGCAGCCGCCAAGGGGAAACGGGACCCCGTATGACCCGCTAGATCCCCTGGGAAGCAATGGAAGAGAcccaggcggcgcgggcgttgTCGCCTCTagtgccggcggcgcgcgcgccctcgaggcaGCGCCCTCGAGTGACGTGAAAGCGACCCCCGGTGCACCTGACAGCGCCCGCCCGATATTTTTGCATGAACCAGGGCCTTGGCAGGTTCGTTCCATGCCTCCcgctccttcctcgtcggcggaACCGCAGATTCCTTCTGCCTCTACCActgtttctctctcttctcagTCGCCGCAGATGCGCCCGCGACCTCTCGCGCCAGTGCATACTTTGCATCCGTCCTCCACTGCCGGCGTGTCTGCGttgtcttcctctgcagccttgtCTGTGGAGCGCCCCTTCCGCGCCAGCGTCTCGCCGcctttctcgccgtcgtttGAGTCTCCATGCGAGTTTTCCtcttcggccgcggcgctctccttcgtcgagtctgaggcggcgcttcgAGGCCATCAGTCCGTGCCTCGCGTGTGCGCATTTGCGCGCTGCAAGTCGGGGGGCTTCACGCCGCGGCCGGTCAACGACCCGAACAAGTGTTTCACCTTCTCAGAGTGCTCACAGTGCCCGCTGCATTCCGAGAATCAAGAAAGCCTCTGCGTCCAAGTGGAGGACCGCAAGGGCCTGCTGCTGTTGATGAAGTCCGCGCTCACATTCTCGCCGAGTCCCTCTGCACCATTCCATTACAAGCCGATCAGCGCCAAGGAAATCGAGCGCCTGAACTCCTCGCGGAATAGGCCGACGGGGGGGCCtcgggggggcggaggagacgcggatggcgacgcagacgacgactttggaggcggagacacggatggagacgcagacgacgactttggaggcggagacacggATGGCTACGAAGGATCCGCCAGAGGatcgcggggcggcggcttcGACAGAGGAGAGTAcaacggcgacggcgagggatACGACGAGTGGAGCAGCGGGAACCATACTTTTTTGCAGATGCAAGCTCGGGAAAAACGGCCCGCGCGCACCAGCAAAACAGGAGAGGCCCTTCGCAGCAGCCATGAGGGAGAAATATCCATGCAGCAACCCTCCTCCTTCCTACAAGAGGatcgcgagggcgaggcgtctgGGGACCCTGAGCAACGAAACGGTGCAGGCCCCGCGGTCGGGCGGACCGCGGGCTTGCGGAGCGGCCGCCAGACAGAGCCAGTcgaagcgaaggaggaaTCCATGGGCAATTCGGCGCCTCTGagtgctgcggcagcgcctcctttCGCGCCCCCAGCTGGTGCAACGTCTTCTCGGCTTTCGgccgacgcgtcgccgacctCTTTTCTGAGGTTGGGTGAGAGGGCGTGGAGCGACGAGTACGGCGATCCGGGAGACGACAGCGGGGACTACGACCAGGCGTCGATGGTTGGCGACtacggcgaggacgacgaagacgatgGCGGGGGCAGTGCCCACTCGGCCGAtggcggcggggcggaggcggggcaCGGAGGCGGAGTTCGCGTGAATGCTGGGAAAGCGATTTTTCTAAAGTTTGACGAAAGCCGCGTGTTTCGCATCGTCCCCTCCGCACTTCTGGGCGACGTCGGGCGCTGCGCAACCGACAGCAAGAACTACATGCGCCTGCAGGTCGTGGTGCTgatgcagccgcggcgcttccgcaTGTCCGTGCCGCAGGCCAAGAAAATGATGGGGCTGAAGGCTCcgaggcccgcgcctccgcctccgggccgcgacgaggagtTTGCGGACGAGATGGGGCGGGGCGGAGCAGAGGACGACAGATACGACGACGGCTACGACCGAGACAGCTTTCGAGGAGGCAGCTTCATacagctcgcgcagcgcggggcgggagacgcggagcgTGCGGAAGCCGAGGACACAGGAGAGGGCAAGCGCCTGCgtgaggctgcggccggagaggcggagacaggagaagTCTTCGAGAACGAGTTCTTTATTCTGCCTGACAGCGAGGATTCCCCCGCTGAGGAGAGGAGTGCCGACGACGCCCGCAACGGAGGCGAGCTCGAACACGCTCACGCGTTtgcagaagaggcgctggacttgacgacgcccgcggcgagtcTCGATCTTCATGgtggcgtcgctggcgcagggTTGTCTTTCCTGCAGGGGAAAGGCTACGATGACGACGACtacggcgacgacggaggggACTACGGtgaggaggcgggaggcggcaAGGGCGTGGGAGCCAAGATGAAGCAGTTCTTCGGCGGTTTGTTCAAGCGAAAGaagagcgagggcgaagaagagaaggaggacaAAGACATCCGCGACGAGGAatacgacgacgaggacaaCCCGCCAGACCACGAGGGCGAGCCTGCCCCGAAGCAGAAGGCTGGCAAGCGAGGCCCCCGTATCCTCAGCAGCATGGCAAAGCTGTTTCAGGGCAAGAGtccagaggagaagaagtacttgaaggagacgaaacaagcgaagaagaggatcAAGAAAATCTCGCGAGTCGGCGTCGAGTTTGCCTTCTCGTCGCCTGCTGTGAAAAAATGCAGCAGGCCGCTGTCATGGACGGGAAGCTTTCCTGCAACGAAAATTCTCCACTCAAGCTTCTTCATCATGGCGCGGCAAAGCGAAGTCGGAGCGAAGCTCGCAGCTTTCATCAACACCGGCTTCACGGTCACCCTCAAATGCAAATCAAAGGGAGGCTGCATGATGAATGAAGTACCTCTCTCGTGCGCCACG GTTACGTGCGTGAAAGCTAAGCACATCtcgaaggaggcgctggaggaggagaagaagcgcgcgtcGAACCTCGCAGATCACAACTTGAAGatggcgcagcaggcgggcgccgccatgagcgaggaggaacggGCAGAGCGCGCAGCCGAGTACGCGCGCAAGATCAAAGAAAAACAGCAGGAAATCGAGACGGGGCAACTCagtcagcagcagctgctcactGCCcaggagcagcaggcgcagctgcagcagcagctcgcgtcgctgtcgagcGGAAACGCGCCTCTTGACGCCAACCAAGCGaagctgctcgccgcgcttcagggcgacggcgggtcCCCAGGGGGATCGAACCTGGGCGTGACGAtgcaggaggcgccggctAGCGCGACGAATGCAAGCGCCATGCACATGATGCAGAATATGGTCGCCTTAGACCGCCCGACAGGCTACGGCGGCAGCACGAAAATGGGTACAGGTGCGATTCTCGCCCTTgtcagcctctgcggcctggCGGCTGTTTTTGTGGGAGTCGTCACGTGGAGATGCTTGGGCAACGGCCGCTCGGGGCGACGTCGAGGCCGAGGCAGGAGGTAG